ATGCCCTGGACGCGCCCGCGTTCTTCGGGGGCATGGGCGCCTGCCAGCATCGACGTCGCGCCGATGAAGCCGAAGTTCCAACCGACACCCAAAAGGACCAGCGCAACGAAGAAATTCTCAAGCTCGACCCCTTGCAATGCGACGACCCCGGCAAGGCCAAGAATGGCCAGACCAGCGGCGATGACTTTGCGCGTGCCGAAGCGGGCAATCAGGTGGCCGGTAAAGAAACTGGGCACGAACATGGCCAACACATGTGCGGTGACGACATTGCCCGCCATGTCGGTCTCAAACCCGCAGCCCACGACCGCCAACGGGGTCGAGGTCATGACAAGGTTCATCAGAGCGTAAGAGACCATGCCACAAATGATCGCCACGGCGATCACCGGGTCGCGCAGAAGTTCCATGCGGGAACGGCCCTTGGGCGCGTCCTCGTGCGGTTTTTCCGGCTTGGGAATGTCCAATCCCAGAAACAGAAGGGAACCCAGAAGGTTGATCACAATGATCGTCAGGTAGGCGCCAAGGAATGGGACGACCATCGCGTCATTGGTCAGGTTGAACAATTGGGGTCCGATAATGGCCGAGGCCAATCCACCCGCCATAACATAGGAAATCGCCTTGGGCCGGAACGCAGCCGAGGCCGTGTCGGCGGCCGCAAAGCGATAGAAACCCTGCGCGGACTGGTAGAGCCCCATGAAGAACGACCCGATCAGGAAAATCGTGAAGTCGAACTGCATCAAGCCATAAGCACTGATGGCTGCGCCGACTGTGCCGCCCAGTGTGCCCAGCCAGAACCCAATCCGACGTCCGAAGGTTTGCATGACCCAGCTGACTGGGTTGGCAAAGATCATTGACCCACCCACCATCAGGGAAATCGGCAGCGTCGCCCAGCAGGGGTTTGACGCCAGCGATTGTCCGGCCAGACCGGCCATGGTGAAGATCATCGGCATCTGCGCACCCAGAATGGCCTGCGCAAGCACAAGTATGGTCACATTGCGCTTGGCACGTGCATCATCAGCGGGGGTCAGGGTCGCGTCTGTCATGCGCACATGCGTATCCATGCATGTTCGAATTGACCAGAGTAAATTTAGCTAGATGCAGCGTGGCGATGTCGCAGTCAAACTTGGTCAATCAAATGCGCAAAGCTGCCAGACACATGGCCCTCGATCAACCCCATCGGGGCGAGAGCACGGCCTTCTGCATCCGTGGCGTTAAACAGCGGCGCGCCTTCTGCAAGAAGCGTGGTGGCATAGTGGAACTCATGCGCATTCCAGCGTCCGGCGAACGGACCATGATCTGCGTGCAGAGACCGGTACCCAAGGTGTAGCTTGCGCTTTGCAAAACTGGTTTCGAGCCCCAGCAACCCAAGCATTTCATGGCGAACTCCGTTCTTGTCGGTGATCGCGCGGCCAAGGGTCATATAGCCGCCACACTCGCCATAGATCGGGCAGGTGGCCGCGAGCATTCCCTGCTTGAATGTCTGTGCTGCGGCCAGCTTTCCTGCGTGCAGCTCGGGATACCCGCCGGGCAGGAAGATGAAATCAGCATCAGGAATTGGCGCTTCGTCGGCGAGGGGAGAGAAGGGCAGAACCTCGGCCCCAGCCGCGCGCCAGTCCGAAA
The Aliiroseovarius pelagivivens DNA segment above includes these coding regions:
- a CDS encoding MFS transporter, which encodes MTDATLTPADDARAKRNVTILVLAQAILGAQMPMIFTMAGLAGQSLASNPCWATLPISLMVGGSMIFANPVSWVMQTFGRRIGFWLGTLGGTVGAAISAYGLMQFDFTIFLIGSFFMGLYQSAQGFYRFAAADTASAAFRPKAISYVMAGGLASAIIGPQLFNLTNDAMVVPFLGAYLTIIVINLLGSLLFLGLDIPKPEKPHEDAPKGRSRMELLRDPVIAVAIICGMVSYALMNLVMTSTPLAVVGCGFETDMAGNVVTAHVLAMFVPSFFTGHLIARFGTRKVIAAGLAILGLAGVVALQGVELENFFVALVLLGVGWNFGFIGATSMLAGAHAPEERGRVQGMNDMIVFGCVTIASLASGGLMNCSGGTAVEGWSAVNIAMVPFLALAGASLIWLMMRPADEA